The window TTTCATACTTTTCGTCACTAACAAAAAACCATCAGATATATCACAATTTTACTCTATTTATATTCATCTCCcttatttcttttaacttttttttttcttttcattttacaaacctgaaaaaaaatgtaacaaatAACATATTAAATCATGTAATTAATAATAAGTTACAACctgtttttttatatgtttataaaaatgtaaatacaGCAATGCTTGTGAGTTATAACAAAGAGTAAAatttctgtcactttaatagtTAATACCAATCTCATACGCCATTTCTTCGCAGCAGTCAATATCTTCACCTACATCTCTCTTGTTTTATACACAATCTTGaattattttgttttcaattaaATACTAGACATGTATAATTAACgagataaattaataataacgtAAAATAAATCCTCAAACTGTAGTTGCATTTTAAagctaatttcttttttttttttttaaattaagctgaattttgcttgaaacttcgtgtcgcaatTCGACAGCGATAGGTCTAGCATATACATTGTTTTTAACCGGGTCCATGCTAGACAGATccttcgaagtagaaatgcatATTTCAAATATTCAATGGGGGAAAACCCTGAACTAATTAATCGGCCCGAAGGCACGCCAATTAATAATGGTAAACACTGTCTCTAAGACTTGAACGTAAGTATACCCAATTCAAGCCTTTATAAAGGAACTTCTGATGTCCATCCAAAGATTAAACACAAAAACACTTGAATAGGAATATGTACTTTTAACCACTTAACTAATTTGCAACTATGCCATTTCAATATTCAAAAACTATAGACTATCTTGTGCTCAACACTTATATGACAATAGAAATTTGGCCTGCAATTATACATGGATATTACGATATGGTTTTAGAATGAAACCTTATTGAGTTGGATTAGAAACGTACAAACGGTCCTAACAGGGATGATTAAAATGGATAACGAGCATGAGATGTGGTTACTACTCACTAACTCGGACAAAACGTTGCTAGccaaataattaaacaaaacaattatTGAGTAATCTAAGTTTTGATAAGAGATATGATTCATCTTTGGTATGTTGGGTGTTGGTAGGGATTTGGTATCCAAAGTTTGTTCTTTTTCACAAAAGTAGTATTCATCACttgttaaatataatttaatactttAAAATCCTAAAGGTTGTTTTTGGATGTATTGGACTACCTTATTTTATCCtatgattttaattaatatataaatgatgtCATTCACTTGCTAGCGCAATGGTTAAACACTTTGGATGTTGTAACAAGGGTTACATGTTCGAATCTCATCTCGAGCATTGTTACTAGCTAATATACTTGGCGTGCGAGTTGAATTTACCGGGTGAGGCGAGCGGCGGGAGAGGATCGGGTAGGCCTTCGGTATCCAGTCCGGATACCCATGGTCCGGCCCTTCGctatgataaaaatatatatatatatatatatatgagaaaagtgagtatgaggttgttccccatctaaatattttattatttgtttgaatttaaaacaaatacatgcccccatgatttttatgattataaaaataaatgtgaagggttccccatctaagcttagatggtgGACAACCCCATAATCACttctccctatatatatatatatatatatataagctttaAAGGTAAAACTTGGTATTTatttatcaacaaaaacaataatttagAAATTATTTAACTTTATCTTCTCTAGTagtaaaataattaatcataatGATCATTATCGATTATCGCATATAGATGGAGGGGAGAACAAGAGATAACATGAAATGAAACAAAATACTCATGTTTAGTATAAAATTAcaagtataaattattttataactatACCAGATACTTTTTGATATACAAGTGTATATAAAAACGGTAAATACAATCTTGAAAAATGTCAAATGTATGGGCATAGTTGATGTGCCTAGCTAGCTCGAGTTTCGACAAGCAGGCTTCATAAATATATTCACATCATTATAATTGACCATTCTAGATTTCTAGCTAGCATTCAAATTTGATGAcgactaaaagtctaaaactaaTAGTACATGTTAAATCCGTGAATATTACTATTATAATAGTACGTAATTGATtcattatatgtatattgttcAACATATGCATATGTTCAATGATAAAATTACTCATGAAGAGTATATTTCTAATAGTTGTCATCGATGACAATAAATAGAAGCGACTTGATTGAATTGAACTTATTGAAGTCATGTAAATGTACAATTCAAGCAAAAGATGCATTAAAAGAGGGAAAAAAATCACAAGAGTGAATCACAAAACTTGTTAAATTTACATTTGTAATCCCATCACCCCTCTAACTCTCTAAGAAATAACCAAAGAACATCAGAAACTTTTGGACAACAAAGATAATGTTGTTGTAAACATCTGGACTAGAGAATAAAACTCTAAATTGAATACCAACCATAACCTACAACatctaaagaaaaaaatatataaaccctTTTTATCTCTTTTTCCCCCTTATTATTCCAATATTAATACATTATTTTGACCTAAACTCGTACATAAGGTGCATGCCGTCGTAGATTGCCATTGATCCGTGATATCCCTAGCAATTTTAAGGGCGTCAGATGTCGTTCCAAGAAGACCTCTTCGTGTAAACCCAACCGTATATAACCCGTTATTTCCTTTCCAACCATTTGGAAAGGGGTTTTTTGGCATTCCTTCTTCAGTGAAGAAGTCACTACCCTGCATTAGAAGTACAATGATTGAAACATAAGATCTAAAAGTcgattaataaatattgtaaacATAGATTTAGAGATAGTACAACTTGAAAGTAAAAATAGAGTGTTGAGATATTAATACGTGCATAGCATTGAAATATTTGAAATATGTgggtcattattaatttattatagcaTACAAATATACTTGAATATGTGGGTCATGCTACATTGCTCAATTCATAATGAAGGACAAAATAATGAGATCATTATATGCACAAGTGACATTTCAATTCTGATTCTTTCTCTAGTAAAGAGCAAAACaaagtattttaataatatgACTTTCTCTAGAGAGGAAACTACTAAAACCAGAATGGTATTGTTGTAAATGATTCATATAATATGCATCAAGATTTGTATATTACTCTTGATTCTAAAACTTAGTTTCTGTCATTATGTagttttttgaaatcaaatTCAGGAAAAAAGACATAACATAAGAGAAATATAATGATGAGAATACTTCTTGATGGTTACACATCATAAAATGACAACAAAAATGACAATCCTCCAAACAAGTGCCAtcagtttttcacttttttggtTGCTAAAAACTCATTTTGTAGGCTTCTTAATGTGTAAGACTTGGAAAGTGACATGAGAATGagaataagataaaaaaaaaaaaaaattactaattaaatatataacctCACAAATATGATTTAGCAACATAGGACTATAGGTGTACAAATCTTGAAGCATGTTTGCTAGCTAAATATACTTCATACAATGATACAAAACTATGTCATGCATGATTAACATGAAATATATAAGATTACAAAGTGGTTGTTTCATTATTGGTGTCATGAAATTTACCTTGAGCCAATATGGTACATTGCTCTTGTACCCTGTTGCCAACACAATCGAGTCAAATACGATTTCTTGACCATCCATAAATTTGGCTCCATTTTTAGTGATTTCTCTCACTCCTTGCTCCACAACCTACAAACACccatataaatcaaaaaataaataagttaatttATTTGGTACAACTTATTAATGTATATGTCAGGGAATCTTTCGATAGTTACCTTGATGTTACCGGACTTGATTAAAGATAAGGCTCCGGTGTCAAGTACCGGGGTCTTTCCGGTGGCATTTTTAAGCTCAAGAGGGCCGGTTTTAGGCCGTCGTAAACCTAATTTATCGGTGTTTCCTAGTGTTAAATTGGCCAGCATCAAGATTAATTTGTCCACAGCCCTAAGTGGTAGCCAGTTGAGAAGTGTCATTGCTATTCCAAATGTTGAAAGTCCAAACATTTCTCTTGGTAGAACATGAACCTGAAATTGCATACAACCAACAAACACCCCAATAAGTCAAAATATTAGTTCATACAACAGTTTTGAAGCATGTGATTACTACTTttgtcaaaaataaatattttttaaacaaaatgtcACACacccaaaagaaaaaacatacacTTTAGTAACTTCAACTAGAAAagtaacaattttaaaaatacccatacgaaaaaattcatcaaaatggtATAAAGAGACTCCCCACTTGATAGCTACAAAAAGCTTGGGACTTTTGTCATTCTACTACCATTGTATATAACTTTTAAGAATGAAAACATACACATTGCATAAAGTAAACTAAAAAGCAATTGAGATTGACTTTGACATTAAAAAATTACACCAATAATTCCCTAATCATAACAACACCTAAAACCACACACTCAACAAACTAAAAACACGCActgaaaagtaaagaaaaataagatAGAAAAAGGTGTTACAATGATGATGAACTTACAGAGTTTCTAACAACCATAAAAGGACTTGCATTGTATCTGCAAAGGTCCAAACTAACCTCCATGCCAGAATTCCCACACCCAACAACCAAAACTCTTTTATTTCTAAATTCACCACCACTTTTGTACTCACTTGTATGCCTAACAACACCTTCAAATGTTTCAATTCCTTGTATTTCAGGCACCACAGCCTCAGCATTTTCTCCTGTGGCAACCACTATCCATTTTGATACATACACGCAATCTTGTGTATACACTTTCCAAACACTTTTGGAAAAGTCATACTCAGCTATAGCCACTGATTGGTTAAACTTTGGccttatttcaaagtggcttgcataAGCTTCCATGTATgatataaattgtttttttgttggatattttggGAAGTTTTTTGGGTACCCAAATAATGGTAGCTCACAGAATTGTTTTGGAAGATGAAGCTTTAATCTATCATAAGTTTTGTGTTGCCATAAAGATGCAATGCAATCACTTCTTTCAAGTACAAGTGATGGAATTCCATTTGCTTTTAAACAAGCTGCTACTGCTAttccagaaggaccagcaccaacTATTATTGGCCCATCAAAATTCATCAACATCTGTTCTTTTTCACATGAACCCATTAAAGATCTTTCAAAAAAGATTCAAACTCACAAGAGAAAACAACAACAAAGGACTAAAAGGAATTAACTTTACCAATCTTGAAAAAAACCTCTGTTTTTCAAGAAATGCTTTGTTTTTGTActtcttttttcaaaaattgaGGCTGAATTTCAGATGGACTTTGaagtaaatgaaatgaaatgaaaaacccagaagaaaaaaaaaaatgaaaggaagGATCTTTAAAAAATCTTGGAGAAAAACACTCTGTTTTCAAGAAATGC is drawn from Erigeron canadensis isolate Cc75 chromosome 9, C_canadensis_v1, whole genome shotgun sequence and contains these coding sequences:
- the LOC122582746 gene encoding probable indole-3-pyruvate monooxygenase YUCCA4 — its product is MGSCEKEQMLMNFDGPIIVGAGPSGIAVAACLKANGIPSLVLERSDCIASLWQHKTYDRLKLHLPKQFCELPLFGYPKNFPKYPTKKQFISYMEAYASHFEIRPKFNQSVAIAEYDFSKSVWKVYTQDCVYVSKWIVVATGENAEAVVPEIQGIETFEGVVRHTSEYKSGGEFRNKRVLVVGCGNSGMEVSLDLCRYNASPFMVVRNSVHVLPREMFGLSTFGIAMTLLNWLPLRAVDKLILMLANLTLGNTDKLGLRRPKTGPLELKNATGKTPVLDTGALSLIKSGNIKVVEQGVREITKNGAKFMDGQEIVFDSIVLATGYKSNVPYWLKGSDFFTEEGMPKNPFPNGWKGNNGLYTVGFTRRGLLGTTSDALKIARDITDQWQSTTACTLCTSLGQNNVLILE